In Cotesia glomerata isolate CgM1 linkage group LG1, MPM_Cglom_v2.3, whole genome shotgun sequence, one genomic interval encodes:
- the LOC123258560 gene encoding organic cation transporter protein-like isoform X2, protein MYKVNFTQILINRTTIIPIADPSWPIQKCQYGWEYNFTEIPYETVATENNWVCDDGALPTYAQSIFFIGAIWGGLLFGFIADKYGRIPALVGANVIGCIAGIATAFSNTFWEFAACRFFLGFAFDNCFTMMYILVLEYVGPKWRTFVANMSIALFFTTAACVLPWIAYYLADWRMTTIVLSVPLALSVATPWLVPESARWLVSQGQIDRAIHILKKFERINGTQVPDNVYKYFKESCEQELSIEDTNKTYSVIDLFKSPRLRKIVLLLIVIWMAISLVFDGHVRNVDNLGLNVFITFTIASATEMPADTLLTLLLDRWGRRWLAFGSMAVSGIFSLGACAVSSRIYAASLAIVGRFFVNISYNIGLQYAAELLPTVVRAQGMALIHIMGYVASIIAPFIVYLAVISPELPLLLLGILGIIGGALALFLPETLDQELPQTLQDGEDFGKNQGLWDMPCMMKKADHEQRPEFIRSYRADSIRSSGRLSLRGEVLRSSMIQRSSVRSRKNSSAPVEVVKL, encoded by the exons ATGTACAAAGTTAATTTCACTCAGATTTTGATAAACCGCACTACAATCATTCCCATCGCCGATCCTTCCTGGCCAATTCAAAAGTGTCAGTACGGTTGGGAATATAATTTCACTGAAATTCCTTATGAAACTGTTGCAACagag aacaATTGGGTATGTGACGATGGAGCACTCCCGACATATGCTCAGAGTATATTCTTTATTGGAGCAATATGGGGTGGTTTACTTTTCGGCTTTATCGCCGACAAGTACGGACGAATTCCCGCATTAGTAGGAGCAAACGTTATCGGGTGTATCGCCGGGATAGCAACTGCCTTTTCTAATACCTTTTGGGAGTTCGCAGCATGTCGTTTTTTCTTGGGTTTTGCATTCGATAACTGCTTCACCATGATGTACATTTTAG TTCTCGAGTACGTGGGACCGAAATGGCGTACCTTTGTGGCAAACATGTCAATAGCATTGTTCTTCACGACCGCAGCGTGCGTTCTTCCATGGATCGCATACTATCTAGCAGACTGGCGTATGACCACTATTGTTTTATCCGTTCCACTTGCACTTTCTGTAGCAACGCCCTGGCTGGTACCCGAGAGTGCAAGGTGGCTCGTCAGTCAAGGACAAATAGATCGCGCTattcatattttaaagaaattcgaAAGAATTAACGGTACTCAGGTCCCCGATAACGTTTATAAATACTtcaaa gaAAGTTGTGAGCAAGAACTTTCAATTGAAGACACCAATAAAACGTACTCGGTAATCGATCTGTTCAAAAGCCCTCGTTTACGGAAGATAGTACTgctattaattgtaatttg GATGGCAATATCTCTGGTGTTTGATGGTCACGTACGTAACGTCGATAATCTTGGCTTAAATGTATTTATCACATTCACAATAGCCTCGGCAACAGAAATGCCAGCTGATACATTACTGACATTATTACTCGATCGGTGGGGACGACGTTGGCTTGCATTCGGCTCAATGGCTGTGTCTGGAATCTTCAGCCTTGGAGCCTGTGCAGTTTCGAGCC gtATTTATGCTGCATCACTAGCGATAGTTGGAAGATTTTTCGTGAACATATCCTACAACATCGGACTACAATACGCGGCTGAATTATTACCAACCGTTGTACGTGCCCAGGGCATGGCACTTATTCATATAATGGGATATGTTGCCAGTATCATAGCGCCTTTCATCGTTTATCTTGCTGTAATATCACCGGAATTACCTCTACTTCTATTAGGGATTCTGGGTATCATCGGTGGAGCGCTGGCTCTATTTCTTCCCGAGACACTTGATCAAGAATTACCGCAGACTTTGCAGGATGGTGAAGACTTTGGAAAAAATCAAGGCCTCTGGGATATGCCTTGCATGATGAA GAAAGCTGATCATGAGCAAAGGCCAGAATTCATCAGATCCTACAGAGCAGACAGTATCCGCAGTTCTGGACGGTTGTCACTTCGCGGTGAAGTACTTAGGAGTAGCATGATCCAAAGGTCTAGCGTGAGGTCACGAAAAAATTCCTCGGCGCCTGTCGAGGttgtaaaattgtaa
- the LOC123258591 gene encoding solute carrier family 22 member 3-like codes for MKEDLKTRSYDMELSERTALRQKFESIDDILPHVGNFGKYQLYLLLALFPYGLIYSNLYFSTFFLTLVPQEYWCYVPELQDLNLTAEERVKAAIPAMDTFPYYDKCNRKDLNFRELVQYNKNPNSPAWKTDKKVNCEKWEYNLTQVPYLTISSELDWVCDKEYLISSSQAIFFCGSILGSFIFGWIADHKGRIPALVISCLVSGVGTVATAWSNNFWTFALCRFFTGLAFDNCINIPLIIVVEYMAINRRTIVFNIAFGIHFAIGSTVLPWVAYYVSDWRHFAYIVAIPMIVGLFTPWILPESARWYASTEQWEKVVENLKNVARVNGKNPDPRIYDAFIRNTGDINNRVESATLFDLFKTPRLARTTILLTFFWTLLIICFDGHVYSLKLLRSSVFVSFTLASATELPAGLLVTLILDRWGRRFCGFLTLGAISACSFAELYLPSTEAKLSSSVVARFSANMAANIGLQYATELLPTPVRAQGVALVHLFGILAHAVAPYITDLASIWPGLPMMFVGVLALGTSLLVLFLPETAGRELPQTLQQGEDFSKGDHFWSFPCCNKIDVDRHRNGNSNCTIER; via the exons ATGAAGGAAGACTTGAAGACACGAAGCTACGATATGGAACTAAGTGAACGTACGGCTCTTAGACAGAAATTTGAGTCTATTGACGATATTCTACCTCACGTaggaaattttggaaaataccAGCTCTATTTATTGCTCGCGCTCTTTCCCTATGGGCTTATTTATTCGAATTTGTATTTTTCGACGTTTTTTTTGACACTCGTACCACAGGAGTACTGGTGTTATGTTCCGGAATTGCAGGATTTAAACCTCACTGCCGAAGAACG AGTAAAGGCGGCGATACCCGCAATGGATACGTTTCCTTACTACGACAAGTGCAATAGGAAGGATTTAAACTTCCGTGAATTGGTCCAGTACAACAAAAATCCGAATTCACCGGCATGGAAAACAGACAAAAAGGTCAATTGTGAAAAATGGGAGTATAATTTAACACAAGTTCCCTACTTGACAATCAGCAGCGAG CTAGATTGGGTATGCGATAAAGAATACTTGATATCGAGTTCGCAAGCTATTTTCTTCTGCGGCTCAATACTCGGCTCATTTATATTTGGATGGATCGCTGATCACAAAGGACGGATACCGGCGTTGGTTATCAGCTGCTTGGTATCTGGCGTCGGAACTGTCGCCACGGCTTGGTCCAACAATTTTTGGACCTTTGCGCTGTGTCGTTTTTTTACTGGACTTGCGTTTGATAACTGTATTAATATACCACTAATTATTG TTGTTGAATACATGGCAATAAATAGACGGACAATAGTATTTAACATCGCATTTGGAATTCATTTCGCAATTGGTAGTACTGTACTGCCCTGGGTGGCTTATTATGTTAGTGACTGGAGACATTTCGCCTACATTGTTGCTATTCCGATGATTGTTGGATTATTCACACCGTGGATTCTTCCGGAAAGTGCacg ATGGTACGCATCCACAGAGCAATGGGAAAAGgttgttgaaaatttgaaaaacgtcGCCCGCGTGAACGGAAAAAATCCCGATCCCAGAATTTACGACGCTTTCATT AGAAATACCGGAGATATTAATAATCGCGTCGAGTCTGCAACATTATTTGACCTATTTAAAACACCACGACTGGCTAGGACTACAATCctcttaacttttttttg gACCTTATTGATTATTTGCTTCGATGGGCACGTCTACTCGTTAAAACTTTTACGCAGTTCAGTATTTGTTTCATTCACCCTGGCTTCCGCAACAGAATTACCTGCTGGTTTACTTGTTACACTCATTCTTGATCGATGGGGCCGTAGATTTTGTGGATTCCTCACTCTCGGTGCTATTAGCGCTTGTAGCTTCGCTGAGCTATATTTGCCATCAA CTGAAGCTAAACTAAGTTCATCGGTAGTAGCACGGTTTTCCGCAAATATGGCTGCAAATATTGGTCTTCAATACGCGACTGAATTACTTCCAACACCTGTAAGAGCTCAAGGCGTTGCATTAGTGCACCTCTTTGGTATTCTAGCCCACGCTGTTGCTCCTTATATAACCGATCTC gcATCAATTTGGCCTGGGTTACCAATGATGTTTGTCGGCGTACTAGCATTAGGAACCtcattattagtattatttctACCGGAAACAGCCGGGCGAGAGCTTCCTCAAACGTTACAACAAGGTGAAGATTTCAGTAAAGGTGACCACTTTTGGTCTTTTCCTTGCTGCAATAAAATAGACGTTGATCGGCATCGAAATGGAAACAGCAATTGTACTATAGAAcgataa
- the LOC123258560 gene encoding organic cation transporter protein-like isoform X1 produces the protein MTTKNNYIVNDSNGQNSLTHDNNNEVFTITQSKPKTKEEKRMDFDELLPYVGEFGLYQKILFLLMIPFASFVAWVYFTQIFITLVPGEHWCKVPGLENLTIEQRIALAIPPAGIYDNAGASGHSRCSMYKVNFTQILINRTTIIPIADPSWPIQKCQYGWEYNFTEIPYETVATENNWVCDDGALPTYAQSIFFIGAIWGGLLFGFIADKYGRIPALVGANVIGCIAGIATAFSNTFWEFAACRFFLGFAFDNCFTMMYILVLEYVGPKWRTFVANMSIALFFTTAACVLPWIAYYLADWRMTTIVLSVPLALSVATPWLVPESARWLVSQGQIDRAIHILKKFERINGTQVPDNVYKYFKESCEQELSIEDTNKTYSVIDLFKSPRLRKIVLLLIVIWMAISLVFDGHVRNVDNLGLNVFITFTIASATEMPADTLLTLLLDRWGRRWLAFGSMAVSGIFSLGACAVSSRIYAASLAIVGRFFVNISYNIGLQYAAELLPTVVRAQGMALIHIMGYVASIIAPFIVYLAVISPELPLLLLGILGIIGGALALFLPETLDQELPQTLQDGEDFGKNQGLWDMPCMMKKADHEQRPEFIRSYRADSIRSSGRLSLRGEVLRSSMIQRSSVRSRKNSSAPVEVVKL, from the exons ATGACCACTAAAAATAACTACATCGTGAATGATAGCAACGGCCAGAATTCACTAACACACGATAACAACAATGAAGTTTTCACGATTACCCAAAGTAAACCGAAGACAAAGGAGGAAAAAAGAATGGATTTTGACGAGCTGCTGCCTTACGTAGGAGAGTTTGGgttgtatcaaaaaatattgtttttgttaatgATACCATTCGCTTCATTTGTCGCGTGGGTTTACTTTacacaaatattcattacattAGTGCCGGGCGAGCATTGGTGTAAAGTCCCTGGCTTAGAGAACCTTACCATTGAACAGAG AATAGCATTAGCAATACCACCGGCAGGAATTTATGACAATGCCGGTGCATCAGGACACTCACGTTGCTCTATGTACAAAGTTAATTTCACTCAGATTTTGATAAACCGCACTACAATCATTCCCATCGCCGATCCTTCCTGGCCAATTCAAAAGTGTCAGTACGGTTGGGAATATAATTTCACTGAAATTCCTTATGAAACTGTTGCAACagag aacaATTGGGTATGTGACGATGGAGCACTCCCGACATATGCTCAGAGTATATTCTTTATTGGAGCAATATGGGGTGGTTTACTTTTCGGCTTTATCGCCGACAAGTACGGACGAATTCCCGCATTAGTAGGAGCAAACGTTATCGGGTGTATCGCCGGGATAGCAACTGCCTTTTCTAATACCTTTTGGGAGTTCGCAGCATGTCGTTTTTTCTTGGGTTTTGCATTCGATAACTGCTTCACCATGATGTACATTTTAG TTCTCGAGTACGTGGGACCGAAATGGCGTACCTTTGTGGCAAACATGTCAATAGCATTGTTCTTCACGACCGCAGCGTGCGTTCTTCCATGGATCGCATACTATCTAGCAGACTGGCGTATGACCACTATTGTTTTATCCGTTCCACTTGCACTTTCTGTAGCAACGCCCTGGCTGGTACCCGAGAGTGCAAGGTGGCTCGTCAGTCAAGGACAAATAGATCGCGCTattcatattttaaagaaattcgaAAGAATTAACGGTACTCAGGTCCCCGATAACGTTTATAAATACTtcaaa gaAAGTTGTGAGCAAGAACTTTCAATTGAAGACACCAATAAAACGTACTCGGTAATCGATCTGTTCAAAAGCCCTCGTTTACGGAAGATAGTACTgctattaattgtaatttg GATGGCAATATCTCTGGTGTTTGATGGTCACGTACGTAACGTCGATAATCTTGGCTTAAATGTATTTATCACATTCACAATAGCCTCGGCAACAGAAATGCCAGCTGATACATTACTGACATTATTACTCGATCGGTGGGGACGACGTTGGCTTGCATTCGGCTCAATGGCTGTGTCTGGAATCTTCAGCCTTGGAGCCTGTGCAGTTTCGAGCC gtATTTATGCTGCATCACTAGCGATAGTTGGAAGATTTTTCGTGAACATATCCTACAACATCGGACTACAATACGCGGCTGAATTATTACCAACCGTTGTACGTGCCCAGGGCATGGCACTTATTCATATAATGGGATATGTTGCCAGTATCATAGCGCCTTTCATCGTTTATCTTGCTGTAATATCACCGGAATTACCTCTACTTCTATTAGGGATTCTGGGTATCATCGGTGGAGCGCTGGCTCTATTTCTTCCCGAGACACTTGATCAAGAATTACCGCAGACTTTGCAGGATGGTGAAGACTTTGGAAAAAATCAAGGCCTCTGGGATATGCCTTGCATGATGAA GAAAGCTGATCATGAGCAAAGGCCAGAATTCATCAGATCCTACAGAGCAGACAGTATCCGCAGTTCTGGACGGTTGTCACTTCGCGGTGAAGTACTTAGGAGTAGCATGATCCAAAGGTCTAGCGTGAGGTCACGAAAAAATTCCTCGGCGCCTGTCGAGGttgtaaaattgtaa